A stretch of the Ensifer sp. PDNC004 genome encodes the following:
- a CDS encoding CynX/NimT family MFS transporter codes for MATAAAFVRERTDWSGVMTVVAAGVVAAMQVGKGLIAGPLLQPDLELNLSALGWITSVFAIVGVVGGMAAGAFVTAAGDRRLLGIGMALLAFGSFAGAASPAFTLLLLSRIIEGFGFLLVVVAGPAILMRLATQERSDLVFALWSCFMPAGMAIAMLTGPAFADWPAIWWSNGLLTLASLASIFLAVSPSRQASRVTTRFRDDAAETLTSRGPVLLFVLFSLYSLMSFTLSSFLPILLIERLQVSLGTVGLLSAVITLVNVFGNLAAGHLLSRGFARGRLVASAALLTGVSGLWIFLSPSGGHLILALCILFSAIGGLIPATLISSVPLLSPRPALAPMAMGLLMQGSNFGQLIGPVAVGTAIEHYGWASGAVFIGAGAVLCIALAPTLERTLRESRPER; via the coding sequence ATGGCCACGGCCGCAGCCTTTGTTCGCGAAAGAACCGATTGGTCGGGCGTGATGACCGTTGTTGCGGCCGGCGTGGTCGCGGCGATGCAGGTGGGCAAGGGGCTGATTGCCGGCCCGCTGCTTCAGCCCGATCTTGAGCTCAACCTTTCTGCCCTCGGCTGGATCACCTCCGTCTTCGCCATCGTTGGCGTCGTCGGGGGCATGGCAGCCGGCGCGTTCGTCACAGCGGCCGGCGACCGGCGCCTGCTTGGCATCGGCATGGCACTGCTGGCGTTCGGTTCCTTTGCCGGCGCGGCGAGCCCAGCATTCACGCTGCTTCTACTGTCGCGCATCATCGAGGGCTTCGGGTTTCTGCTTGTCGTCGTCGCCGGCCCCGCCATCCTCATGCGCCTGGCGACGCAGGAGCGCAGCGACCTCGTCTTTGCGCTCTGGAGCTGTTTCATGCCCGCGGGCATGGCGATCGCCATGCTGACGGGGCCCGCCTTTGCCGACTGGCCGGCGATCTGGTGGAGCAACGGCTTGCTCACGCTTGCGAGCCTCGCCTCCATCTTCCTCGCCGTTTCGCCGTCCCGGCAAGCATCGCGTGTCACCACCCGCTTCAGGGACGATGCCGCGGAAACGCTGACGAGCCGCGGCCCCGTGCTGCTCTTCGTGCTATTCTCGCTCTACAGCCTGATGAGCTTCACGCTTTCGAGCTTTCTGCCGATCCTGCTGATCGAGCGCCTGCAGGTCTCGCTTGGAACCGTTGGCCTCCTGAGCGCCGTCATCACGCTGGTGAACGTCTTCGGCAATCTGGCCGCCGGCCATCTTCTGTCCCGCGGTTTCGCCCGCGGCAGGCTGGTCGCGAGCGCCGCACTCTTGACCGGCGTCTCCGGCCTTTGGATTTTCCTGAGCCCGTCAGGCGGACATCTGATTCTGGCGCTCTGCATCCTGTTTTCCGCGATCGGCGGGCTCATCCCAGCGACGCTGATCTCTTCGGTGCCGCTCCTGTCGCCGCGTCCGGCGCTTGCGCCAATGGCGATGGGCCTGCTGATGCAGGGCAGCAACTTCGGGCAGCTCATCGGCCCTGTTGCGGTCGGAACCGCAATCGAACACTACGGATGGGCTTCAGGGGCGGTCTTCATCGGCGCCGGCGCCGTTCTTTGCATCGCGCTGGCGCCCACACTCGAACGGACGCTACGGGAAAGCAGACCCGAACGCTGA